A genomic window from Gossypium hirsutum isolate 1008001.06 chromosome D12, Gossypium_hirsutum_v2.1, whole genome shotgun sequence includes:
- the LOC107947662 gene encoding endoglucanase-like precursor: MGCVEIVWGLVLCCNLAMALTSSSHNELAFEDVEHLSYDYKDALGKAIMFFEGQRSGKLPANQRLKWRGDSALTDGKPDNVKLVGGYYDAGDNVKFGWPMAFTVTLLSWAAVEYRHEISSAHQLSHLRAAIRWGTDFILRAHTSPTTLYTQVGDGNADHQCWERPEDMDTPRTLYKITSDSPGTEASAEASAALSAASLVFKRVDSNYSTKLLSKSKSLFKFADKYRGSYKDSCPFYCSFSGYQDELLWSAAWLYKASRDEKYLNYVLSNQGWSQAVSEFSWDNKFAGAQALLAKEFYGGKKDLSKYKTDVESFICALMPGSSSLQIQTTAGGLLYIRDSSNLQYVTSSCMVLSVYSKTLMTSNIDGIQCGSAHFSASQIKSFVKSQVNYILGNNPMKMSYMVGFGSNYPMQLHHRGSSIPSIHSHPSRVGCNDGYSSYYSSNNPNPNQHVGAIVGGPDSSDHFNDRRSDYSHSEPTTYINAAFVGAVAALLDGTKQEPLQLLQINTTINMVDYM, encoded by the exons ATGGGGTGTGTTGAAATAGTATGGGGTCTGGTCTTGTGCTGCAACTTAGCCATGGCATTGACTAGTAGTAGTCACAATGAACTAGCCTTCGAGGATGTGGAACATTTGTCTTATGACTATAAGGATGCACTAGGCAAAGCAATCATGTTCTTTGAAGGACAACGTTCGGGGAAGTTGCCGGCTAACCAGAGACTGAAATGGAGGGGAGACTCTGCACTCACTGATGGCAAACCTGATAAT GTCAAGCTGGTGGGAGGTTACTATGATGCTGGGGATAATGTGAAGTTCGGATGGCCAATGGCGTTTACAGTGACATTGTTGAGTTGGGCAGCCGTTGAGTACCGGCATGAAATCTCTTCGGCCCATCAGCTTAGCCACCTCCGCGCTGCTATCCGTTGGGGCACTGATTTTATATTGCGAGCCCATACTTCACCCACCACACTTTATACTCAGGTTGGGGATGGAAACGCTGATCACCAGTGCTGGGAGCGTCCTGAAGACATGGACACCCCTCGAACACTCTATAAAATCACTTCCGATTCACCAGGCACAGAAGCCTCGGCTGAGGCTTCCGCCGCTCTTTCAGCTGCTTCATTAGTCTTCAAACGAGTTGATTCCAATTACTCTACAAAGCTGTTAAGCAAATCCAAATCG TTATTCAAATTCGCAGACAAGTATAGGGGATCATACAAAGACTCTTGCCCTTTCTACTGCTCTTTCTCAGGATATCAG gacgAGTTATTATGGTCTGCAGCTTGGCTATACAAGGCAAGTAGAGATGAAAAATACTTGAACTATGTTTTGAGCAACCAAGGATGGAGTCAAGCAGTATCAGAGTTTAGTTGGGACAACAAATTTGCTGGAGCTCAAGCATTACTAGCAAAG GAATTCTATGGTGGGAAGAAGGATTTGTCTAAATATAAGACTGATGTTGAATCATTTATATGTGCACTAATGCCAGGAAGCAGCTCTTTACAGATTCAAACAACTGCTG GTGGCCTTTTGTATATAAGAGATAGCTCTAATTTGCAATACGTTACAAGCTCTTGCATGGTGCTATCTGTCTACTCCAAAACCTTAATGACATCTAATATTGATGGCATCCAATGTGGCTCTGCACATTTCTCAGCCTCCCAAATCAAATCTTTCGTAAAATCAcag GTGAATTACATATTGGGGAACAACCCCATGAAAATGTCATACATGGTGGGGTTTGGGAGTAACTATCCCATGCAGCTTCACCATAGAGGCTCATCCATCCCTTCTATCCACAGTCACCCGAGCAGGGTGGGGTGTAACGATGGCTACTCGAGTTATTACTCTTCGAACAACCCGAATCCAAATCAACATGTCGGAGCAATCGTGGGAGGTCCTGATTCAAGTGACCATTTCAATGATCGGAGATCGGATTACTCGCATTCCGAACCCACAACTTATATTAATGCAGCTTTTGTGGGTGCAGTGGCTGCTTTGCTTGATGGAACCAAACAGGAGCCTCTGCAACTGCTGCAGATTAATACAACCATAAATATGGTCGACTACATGTAA
- the LOC107947060 gene encoding G-patch domain-containing protein 1 isoform X1 yields MMAAPEAPLRYVGIPRQSAAFRLMKQMGWEEGEGLGKDKQGIKSYVRIKNKQDTIGVGLEKPNPWAFDTAQFDSILKRLKVQAAQINDEAEKNENQVLTETNVSNDSEGQVVKATRPQGRYKKRERGKIVQAYSSEDLEGILAKRVEESSPASPDVGGEMELIEATESQDFPTGGDTAESVPPEWWGHKYGFISGGFLGESTRKKSNKTGECKILNGRTVFFEDDQENLYKLVQDNATTGKQGLGIKDRPKKIAGVCFQGKKTSFSDSDDENSDDFGPPVKRMRDNAFETGKKAGETNLKLKKLCKQLLRKVPGETLKLKQLKVLIDEQSSSVFCNCSSKKEALAYLKQKLESSSTFSVEGKRVSLTSRSS; encoded by the exons ATGATGGCCGCACCTGAAGCTCCTCTCCGCTATGTTGGCATCCCTCGCCAATCTGCTGCTTTTCGCCTCATGAAGCAAATG GGATGGGAAGAAGGAGAAGGGCTTGGGAAAGATAAACAAGGGATCAAAAGTTACGTTAGAATTAAAAACAAACAGGACACAATTG GGGTTGGATTGGAAAAGCCGAATCCGTGGGCTTTCGATACAGCTCAGTTTGATAGTATTCTCAAGAGATTGAAAGTG CAAGCAGCACAAATCAATGATGAAG CCGAAaagaatgaaaaccaagtattaaCCGAGACCAATGTGTCTAATGACAGTGAAGGGCAAGTTGTCAAGGCTACCCGACCACAGGGAAG ATATAAGAAAAGAGAGAGAGGGAAAATTGTGCAGGCATATTCTTCAGAGGATCTTGAAGGAATTCTg GCCAAAAGGGTTGAGGAGTCATCACCAGCAAGTCCTGATGTGGGTGGTGAAATGGAGTTGATAGAGGCAACCGAAAGTCAGGATTTTCCTACTGGAG GAGACACAGCTGAAAGCGTTCCTCCAGAATGGTGGGGCCATAAGTATGGATTTATTTCTGGAGGTTTTCTAGGAGAATCTACCAggaaaaaatcaaacaaaactgGAGAGTGTAAAATTTTGAACGGGAGAACTGTTTTTTTCGAAGATGACCAAGAGAATCTCTACAAACTTGTGCAA GATAATGCCACAACTGGAAAGCAAGGTCTGGGTATTAAAGATCGACCAAAGAAAATAGCTGGAGTTTGCTTTCAGGGGAAAAAGACATCATTCAGTGACAGTGATGATGAGAATTCGGATGATTTTGGTCCTCCAGTAAAACGGATGCGAGACAATGCCTTTGAAACCGGCAAGAAAGCCGGTGAAACAAACTTGAAGTTGAAAAAGCTATGCAAACAGCTTCTTCGTAAG GTACCTGGAGAGACATTAAAACTAAAGCAGTTAAAAGTTCTCATCGATGAACAGTCGTCCTCTGTTTTTTGCAACTGTTCTTCAAAGAAAGAAGCTCTTGCCTACTTGAAACAAAAG CTTGAAAGCAGTAGCACGTTCTCCGTAGAGGGAAAGCGAGTGAGTCTTACATCGAGAAGCAGCTAA
- the LOC107947663 gene encoding WRKY transcription factor 22, which yields MTSNFNMEHWDCQAVTGETCSNNDAFISYMENPEFSFGPLSFQHGDEDHLMSFPEVFEPNPNVLDGLMEELYKPFCPELNPYTIPVLEDHVEEPECQKQQPLVVSGTNKDSTKPKRSRKKQQHRVVKHVTADDGLQSDIWSWRKYGQKPIKGSPYPRSYYRCSSSKGCLARKQVERSCSDPRVFIITYTAEHNHGHPTRRNSLAGSTRNKSSTVAKPKNLADKNEPHEVAESTVLSPAVIKDESVKQESITMEGGKILTPDIMLSDELVESFEGFGDLFVDQFPDLSHELWFMNESATLTGGLLN from the exons ATGACAAGTAACTTCAACATGGAGCACTGGGATTGCCAAGCAGTAACTGGTGAAACTTGCAGCAACAATGATGCTTTTATCTCTTATATGGAAAACCCAGAATTCAGTTTTGGTCCTTTGAGTTTTCAACATGGAGATGAAGATCATCTCATGAGTTTCCCAGAAGTTTTTGAACCAAACCCTAATGTTTTAGATGGGTTAATGGAGGAACTTTACAAGCCTTTCTGTCCTGAGTTGAACCCATATACAATACCAGTTCTTGAAGATCACGTGGAGGAACCAGAGTGCCAAAAACAGCAGCCACTTGTTGTTTCTGGTACAAACAAGGATTCGACCAAGCCTAAAAGATCCAG GAAGAAACAGCAACATAGAGTTGTGAAGCATGTAACAGCTGATGATGGTCTTCAATCGGATATATGGTCATGGCGAAAATATGGGCAGAAACCCATCAAAGGATCACCATATCCAAG GAGCTATTACAGGTGCAGTAGCTCAAAAGGATGTTTAGCAAGGAAGCAAGTAGAGCGTAGCTGCTCGGATCCTCGAGTCTTTATTAT aaCCTACACAGCCGAGCACAACCATGGCCACCCGACTCGACGGAACTCGCTTGCGGGAAGCACTCGCAACAAATCATCAACAGTGGCTAAGCCTAAAAACCTTGCCGATAAAAATGAACCCCATGAGGTTGCAGAATCGACGGTTCTTTCTCCGGCGGTCATTAAAGATGAGTCGGTGAAACAAGAGAGCATAACAATGGAGGGGGGCAAGATTCTAACGCCGGACATAATGTTGAGCGACGAATTAGTTGAAAGCTTTGAGGGTTTTGGGGATTTATTTGTAGACCAGTTTCCAGATTTGTCTCACGAATTATGGTTCATGAACGAATCTGCAACCTTAACTGGCGGTTTGCTGAATTAG
- the LOC107947060 gene encoding G-patch domain-containing protein 1 isoform X2 — MMAAPEAPLRYVGIPRQSAAFRLMKQMGWEEGEGLGKDKQGIKSYVRIKNKQDTIGVGLEKPNPWAFDTAQFDSILKRLKVQAAQINDEAEKNENQVLTETNVSNDSEGQVVKATRPQGRYKKRERGKIVQAYSSEDLEGILAKRVEESSPASPDVGGEMELIEATESQDFPTGGDTAESVPPEWWGHKYGFISGGFLGESTRKKSNKTGECKILNGRTVFFEDDQENLYKLDNATTGKQGLGIKDRPKKIAGVCFQGKKTSFSDSDDENSDDFGPPVKRMRDNAFETGKKAGETNLKLKKLCKQLLRKVPGETLKLKQLKVLIDEQSSSVFCNCSSKKEALAYLKQKLESSSTFSVEGKRVSLTSRSS, encoded by the exons ATGATGGCCGCACCTGAAGCTCCTCTCCGCTATGTTGGCATCCCTCGCCAATCTGCTGCTTTTCGCCTCATGAAGCAAATG GGATGGGAAGAAGGAGAAGGGCTTGGGAAAGATAAACAAGGGATCAAAAGTTACGTTAGAATTAAAAACAAACAGGACACAATTG GGGTTGGATTGGAAAAGCCGAATCCGTGGGCTTTCGATACAGCTCAGTTTGATAGTATTCTCAAGAGATTGAAAGTG CAAGCAGCACAAATCAATGATGAAG CCGAAaagaatgaaaaccaagtattaaCCGAGACCAATGTGTCTAATGACAGTGAAGGGCAAGTTGTCAAGGCTACCCGACCACAGGGAAG ATATAAGAAAAGAGAGAGAGGGAAAATTGTGCAGGCATATTCTTCAGAGGATCTTGAAGGAATTCTg GCCAAAAGGGTTGAGGAGTCATCACCAGCAAGTCCTGATGTGGGTGGTGAAATGGAGTTGATAGAGGCAACCGAAAGTCAGGATTTTCCTACTGGAG GAGACACAGCTGAAAGCGTTCCTCCAGAATGGTGGGGCCATAAGTATGGATTTATTTCTGGAGGTTTTCTAGGAGAATCTACCAggaaaaaatcaaacaaaactgGAGAGTGTAAAATTTTGAACGGGAGAACTGTTTTTTTCGAAGATGACCAAGAGAATCTCTACAAACTT GATAATGCCACAACTGGAAAGCAAGGTCTGGGTATTAAAGATCGACCAAAGAAAATAGCTGGAGTTTGCTTTCAGGGGAAAAAGACATCATTCAGTGACAGTGATGATGAGAATTCGGATGATTTTGGTCCTCCAGTAAAACGGATGCGAGACAATGCCTTTGAAACCGGCAAGAAAGCCGGTGAAACAAACTTGAAGTTGAAAAAGCTATGCAAACAGCTTCTTCGTAAG GTACCTGGAGAGACATTAAAACTAAAGCAGTTAAAAGTTCTCATCGATGAACAGTCGTCCTCTGTTTTTTGCAACTGTTCTTCAAAGAAAGAAGCTCTTGCCTACTTGAAACAAAAG CTTGAAAGCAGTAGCACGTTCTCCGTAGAGGGAAAGCGAGTGAGTCTTACATCGAGAAGCAGCTAA
- the LOC107947062 gene encoding DET1- and DDB1-associated protein 1, whose translation MGSLLGVLPSFDPFNFNQLRPSDPSNPCKLMLVTYHSSHSQTPPPPDQVIRRLVRLEAWRRSLTLSINLFRYIYVETKESCH comes from the exons ATGGGGTCTTTGCTCGGTGTCTTGCCGTCGTTTGACCCTTTCAACTTCAATCAACTTCGTCCCTCAGATCCTTCTAATCCTTGT AAATTGATGCTTGTCACCTACCACTCTAGTCATAGCCAGACTCCTCCACCACCTGATCAAG TAATTCGGAGGCTCGTtcgattggaagcttggcggagatcactcacgtTATCCATCAACCTATTTCggtatatatatg TTGAGACCAAAGAGAGCTGCCACTGA